Part of the Crossiella cryophila genome, CACGGACGCCACCTTCTCGGTGCGGCTGCTGGCCGCCCGCGCCTACTACCACTCCGCGCAGCTGGGCCGGGCGGAGACGCTGCTCACCGAGCTGATCGAGTCGGACCCGACCGACCACTACACCCGGTTCCTGCTGGGCCGCACGCTGGAGCGGGCGGGCCGGCGGCCGGAGTCGGTGCGGCACTTCCGGCTGGCCGCGGCGCTTTCGGCCAGCCCGGACTACGTCGAGGCGCTGGCCAGGGTCTGCTGAGCCAACCCAGCCGGACGGCCCGCCCGCGTCAGGATCGCGGACGGGCCGTCCGGGTGCTTGATCAGCCCGCCAGGGCCCAGTCGCTGCCGTCGGGGCTGCTCGGCGTGACGGCCTGGAAGCCGCCGGCGAAGTTGCGCTCCACCTGGGCCTTCTCCGCGGCGTTCGGGTTGGTGTTCTTGCAGCTGGTGCCCGCGCTGGCGCCGGACATCAGGTCAACGCACAGGCCGGTGCGCCGGTCCGGCAGGCCGAGGATGTGACCCAGTTCGTGCGCGGTGATCCGCGGGATGTGGTGCCCGTCGTTGACGGCGGTGCGGCCCATCCACACGGTGCCCCTGCCGAGCCCGCTGACCTGCGCGCGCGGCCAGCCGTTGTCGGCCAGGATCCGGATCTGCGCCGGGGTGCCGGGCTCGAGGCGGACGTTGCGCACCGAGGCGTTCCAGACCCGGGCGCCCTCGTCCCAGGCCGCCTTGAACTCCTGCGCCTGGCTGGTGTCGTACTTGATCACTCGGACCGCGCTGGTCTCGGCGGCCGCTGGCGAGATGACCACGAGCAGCGACGCCGCGGCGGTGACCACCCCGACGACCAATCGCCTGATCTTGTTCTGGAGCACGGTTCATCTCCTACCGATGCAGGGAAAAGAGCTGCCCTCAGCTAATCGCGCCGGGCCGGACACATCAACGGCCACGCATATACCAATGCCCCCCAATCCTGGGGTTATGGCGGAAAAACAGACCGACGGCCCGGGTGGTTAGTCGCAGTCGGAGCAGACCAATGGCGGGTTGTGGCTCAGTCGCTTGCGTCGAGCCCGGCATAGTCGGCCAGGTCCGCGTTGCCGCCGGTGAGCACGGTGGCGACCGTTTCGCCCGGAATGCCCTTGGCGATGGCGGCCAGCCCGGCCGCGCCCGCGGGTTCGAGCAGCACGCCGAGGGTGCGCGCGGCCAGCCGCATGGCCTGCCGTAGTTCCGCTTCGCTGACCAGCACCACATCGTCGAGCAGCGCCCTGGTCCTGGCCACCGCCACCTCGGTCGGGCGGCTGATCGCGATCCCGGCGGCGAAGGCGCTCGCGCGTTCCACGGTCAGCACCGCACCCGCCGCCCAGCTCCGCGCCAGCGCGGGCGCGGCGGCCGCGGCGACCCCGATCACCCGCACCTCCGGCGCGTGCGCCTTGACCCAGGCGGCCACCCCGGAGATCAGCGCGCCATCGCCCATCGGCACCACCAGTGTGTCGAAGGTGTTGTCCCGCAACAGTTCCACCCCGATCGTGCCTGCGCCCTCGGCCACCGCTGGATCCCGGCCGTCCAGTACGTACACCCGGTCAGTGGACTCCGCCGCGTACGCCTCGGCCAGTTCCAGCGGGGAGCCGTCCACCTCGTGCAGGACCGCGCCGAAGGCCCGCATCCGGGCGAGTTTCACCGGCGAGGTGCCGGTGGGCACGAACACCTCGGCCCGCAGCCCGCGCCGCCGCGCCGCGTAGGCCACGGCCTGGCCGAAGTTCCCGCCGGTGGAGGAGCACACGATCGTGGCGCCCTCGGCCACCTCGCTGACGAAGTACTCCGCGCCGCGGCCCTTGAACGAGCGCAACGGGTTCAGCAGCTCCACCTTGGTCAGCACCCGGCGCCCGAGCGCGGCGCACAGCTGCTCGTCCACGTACTGCGGGCTGTCCAGGAACACGGGATCGATCACCTTCGCCGCGGCGAGGATGCGATCAAGCGAAAGGTCGGTCACCCACCTCACGCTAGGTGGCGGGCAGCCGATGACGATTGAAACTTCTCCCGCTCCCGCGCAAGATTCTTGCGTGGACGCCCTGGACCGACACCTGCTGACCCTGGTCCAGACCGACGCCACCCGCCCCCTGCACGAACTCGGCGACCTGGTCGGCCTCTCGCCCAGTGCGGTGCAACGCCGACTGGTCCGGCTACGCGCCACCGGCGTGATCGAACGCGAGGTCGCGGTGCTGAACCCACGCGCCGTGGGCGCCACCCTGACCGCCGTGGTCCTCATCGCCCTGGCCGACGACGACAGCGCCCACCACGACGAGTTCTGCGCCCGCATGCGCGCCGAACCCCACGTCCAGCAGTGCTTCGCCATCGTCGGCCAGTGGGACTACGTGGTGATCCTGATCAGCCGCGACCTGGCGGAGAACCGGGAGCTGTCCCGGCGGTTGTTCGTGGACGCGGGCACGGTGCGGCGCTACGAGACACTGCCGGCCAGCACCGCGATCAAGTCCGGGCTGGCGCTGCCGCTGACCCCCGGATGACCTCGACCAGGCTGGCGAAGCCGTCCCGCCCGAACCCCGCCGCGATCCCGCGCGCGGTCAGCGACTCGACCAGCCGCGGCAGCCCCAGGTCCAGCCCGCGTTCCGCACTGGCCAGCACCAGGTTCCCCATCAGCGGCGCGTCCAGTTCCAGCCACTCCTGCTCGCCGGGGTAGCTCCCGGCGTCGAGCTGGGTCGCGTAGTCCTCGATCACCTCGGCCACCGTGCCGCGCAGCCAGCGGGTGAGCATCGGCGTGACGGCCGCCGCAGGCACCCCGTCCGCGCCGAGCAGCGCCGCGGTCTGCAGGTAGCCGATCAGAGTGGCCCAGGCGAAGTTGAGCAACGCGAGGTCGTAGAGCGCCGCCGTGCCAGGGTCCGGCCCCAGGTAGTTGGCCTCGCCCAGCCGTGCCAGCACCGCGCGCTGCCGCCGGAACACCGCCGCGTCCCCGCTGTAGACCAGCACCGTCTCCGGCCTGCCCAGGTGTTCGGGATGCGCCATCAACGCCCCGTCCAGGTACCGCCCACCCCGCGCCCGCACCAGCTCCGCGGCCGCGCGCGCCTCCGCACCGGTCCCCGAGGTGAGGTTCACCAGATCAACCCCACCCAGCTCCGGCGCCAGCAGTTCCGCCAGCTCCCCGTGCCCCTCCGCGCACACCACCACCAGCCCAGCCCCACCCGCTTCGCCCAGTACCCCGGCCAGCCCCACCGCCCGAGCCCCAGTCCCCACCACCGCGACCATGAACCCTCCCCGTTACCTACAAAACGTAACCTACATTCTGTAGGATGAGTTCATGGCCGAGCACCGCATGTCAAGACCGGACCGCCGCGAACACCTCCTGCGCACGGCCACCGAGATCCTGCACACCAACGGCGCCAACGCCCTGACCCTGGTCACCCTGGCCGAGCACGCAGGCGTGTCCAGACCCGTCACCTACGACCACTTCGGCACCCGCGAGGGCCTGCTGCTGGCGATGTACCGGGACTACGACGAGCACCTGGCGCGCGCGATGCGCGAGGCACGGTCCGGGGCGGGGTCGCTGGGGGAGGCGGTGACCGCGGTGTGCGCGGCGTACGTCGACGGGATGATCGCGGCGGGCCCGGACTGCGCCGAGGTGCAGGCAGCGCTGTCCGGACATCCGGAGACCCGGGACTTCCGGGCACGCTCGGAGCGGTTCTACCTGGATGAGCTGCGAGCGGCGGTGAAGCCCTTCGCGTCGGCCAGCCCAGCTGTTCTGGTCGGCCTGTTCAGCTCACTCGACGGCCTGGCCAGCGCGGCAGCCACCGGCCGGATCGCACGAACCAAGGCGATCACCGCCGCAGTCAAGATCCTGGTCAGCTCACTCGACCCGAGAGCGGATCACGGAGGCAGCAGCTCGGCGACGACCTCCGCCACGCCGTCGAGGAGTTCCGGCGCGGGTGCCCCGGTCACCGGTTCCACCTCGGCGACCACGAGCAGCCGCCCATCCCGCCGTGAGTCGTAGTACCGCCCGGTGAACCGCACCCCCAGCGCGCCGACCAGACCGCCCGCCAGCGGGGACACGTTTCCGGTTCCGTCGCGGTCGACGAGAGATTGGAGCCGGTCGGCCTCAGCCGGGGCCGGCATGCGCACCCACGCGACGGACACGATCATGGTGTCGCCCTGCCCGGCGTCGAGGGCGAACAGCATCCGGTCCAGTGAGCGGCACGGCGTCCGGGCGAAGAACTGCTGGACATCGCCATAGGAGTGCACCGCGCAGGAAGTCGCTTTCCGGGCCGTCTCCTTGAGTCGCTTCAGCCGCATCCCACGCCAGACATCATTCCGCCGCCCTGTCCGAGCGGCTTCCTTGCCCTCGCGCACACTGCCGCGAATCGCCTGCGCCAACGACGACTCCACCGAGGCGCCACCCCCGGCACCGACCCCACCGCCAACCGAAACCACCCCGGCGACCACGGCCACAGCCGCCATGGCCGCGACACTCGGCCCCCTCTGCCATTGCCCCAGCTTGTTCCGCGGTTGATCAGGATTTCCCATCAGTCCCCCGGGTGATGTCCCCTCGATACTCCACCGAAAGCCAGCCGCCGGCCCGCGCCAACCCAAGAACTCCCTGATCAGACCAGCCGATCACCCCCACAGGGTGACAAGCCACAACCCGACCAAGGCCGTACAAGAACGGCCAACAAGGCGTACGAGAACGGCCAACACGGCGTACAAGAACGGCCAACACGCGGGGAGGGGGAGAACGGCAGGCAAGGCGGCGGCGGAGCCGCGCAGACAGGGCAGCACGATGGCGGGGCCGGGCACGTGGGCAGGTAGGCACGCAGGCGCGCGGGGGTCCGGGGGCGGAGCCCGCCGGGTGGGGTCCGGGGGCTTCGCCCCCGGTGTGACTGACACGTCGACCCGGCGAAGCGCATAGCGCGAGCAGGGTCAACCCAGTCGACGTGGGGCCGGTGGGAGTCGAACCCACACTGGCACGGACCTAAACCGTGTGCCTCTGCCAATTGGGCTACGGCCCCGTCGGCGTACAGCCTAACCGGCGACACCTCGCCGGTGGAGGCGGACTGGGTGACGCGGCGTGGCGGGTTGGGGCTACCGTGATCCCGCGTCAGACATCGTCCTGCGAGGAGGGGACCTGTGGCTCGGGATCCGGAGAGCATTCAGCGTGACATCGAGCAGGCGCGGGACTCGCTGGCCTCGACGTTGGACGAGTTGGCGGTGCGGGCTAACCCGAAGAAGTTCGTGGATGAGTCCAAGGCCGCGGTGAAGTCCAAACTGGACGATCCGCGGGTGAAGTACTCGCTGATCGCCTTCGGGGCGCTCGTGGTGCTCGCGTTGCTGCGCAAGATCTTCCGCTGACTGGAACGGGTCCGGCTGCCGTTGGCTCAGTTGAGCAGCGGTAGCAGGGCCTGTTCCAGCAGTTTGTCGACGAAGGCCTCGTCGATGGGTTCGCCGGTGAGCATCAGCCGGTAGGTCAGGGTGGCGCCGGCCAGTTCGTTGACCATGCCCAGCGGGGCGTGGCGGTTGATCTCGCCGCGTTCGGCTCCTCGTTCCAGGATCCGGCGCAGCATGCCGCGCTGGCCGGTGAGGAAGCTGTCCCGGAAGGCGGTGGCCAGTTCGGGTTCGTGCGGGAGTTCGCCGACCAGGGCCTGGGCCGCCTTGCCGGAAGGACCGGTCAGGAAGTCGGCGTAGCCCAGCAGGAACTCGCGCAGGTCGCCTGCCACCGAACCGGTGTCGGGTTCCGGCACGCTGCGGCTGACCAGCTCGTTGCAGGTGTCGATGACCAGTTCGAGCTTGGACTCCCAGCGGCGGTAGATGGTGGCCTTGCCCGCCTTGGCCCTGGCCGCGACCGCGTCCATGGTCAGCGCGCGGTAGCCGACCTCGGCCATCACCTCCAGGGTGGCCTTGCGCAGGGCGTCGTCCCTGCTGGCGTCGCGGGGTCTGCCGCGGGGCGCCCCGCCCGCCTCCTTGGCTCGGCTGCTGTGCAACTCGTCAGTGCCTGGCGCAGTCGCCAAACCTGCCCCCTCTCACCGCTGCCGACGTCTGTGTCGGCGGCGTGACCGCCCGTGTCCTGTCATCCTAGGGCCGCTGAGCGGGCCGGGGTGTCAACCGGTCGTCCGAAGTGGAAGGTCAGCCGCTGTTCGTGGCCGCCTGGGCCCCTTGTTCTTCCTCTTCTTCCACCGGTTCGCCGTCGGGCTGGGTCGGCGCCTGGGTCAGCGGCGCTCCGCCGAGCGGGGCCAGGCCGTGCCGGGCGTGCAGATAGGCGGTGGTGAAGGCGAAGGCGTCGCCGTCGAGCAGGTGCACCGCGCGGCTGGGGATGCCGGGGGCGATCCGCTCCAGGATCTGGTCGGCCTGGTCCCTGGCCGCGATCAGGCCCGGTGCGGTGGCCGTTTCCTCGAGCTGGCCGTACCGGACCGTGACGGTCCAGTCATCGCCCTCGGGCATGTAGTCGACGGTGATCGGTGTGTGGTCCATAGACGCCTCCCGCTCGGCCTCTTCCCATGGTGAGAGACCTCAGGGGTGAGCGCATGACGGGTTGGCGGGTGACATCCCCCAGTTGGTCGTACTCACTCGTCCGAGTGGACCTGCGATGCCTGTGTAACCCGGGAGGGGACAGAACAGATATCCGGGGCAGTGGCGCGGTTCCGGTCGAGGTCCCGCCGCGGTCGAGCAGGGGCAGCGCGGCCGCGGCGGGGGTCTTCACCGCGCGTCGCTGGGCTTCCCGTGTTGAAGGGGCATGCGGGAGGTGCGGGCGGCTCCCGGTCGACGCGGAATCGGGAGCCACCCGCAACAACTCAGACCGGGACCGGCGTCAGCCGTCCCGAGCGATCCATCCGGTGCACGGCCACGGTGCCGAGCAGGCCCAGTGCCAGCAGCGTCAGCCAGGGGATCGCGGGCACGCCCGCCTCCCTGGCCAGGTCGAGGGCACGCCCGGCCACCAGGTTGCCGATGGTGATGCCGATGCCGGACAGGGTGCTGTAGAGCCCGTAGTGCGTGGCGACCAGCCTGCCGCCGGAGAGCGCGGCGATGGTGTCCATCTCGAACGGATAGGTCACCACCGTGCCCAGGGTGAGCAGGAGCGTGGTCAGCAGTAACGCGGGCAGCCACAGCGCGAGTCCGCCCTGCTGCTGGGGGTCCAGCAGGCCGGTCAGCAGTGGCGGCAGGAACGCGCCGGTCATCAGTGCCAGCCCGAGCGTGATGCACCGGGCAGGGCCGTAGCGGCTACGGCACCAGGCGGTGATCCGCAACTGCCCGAGCACCGCGACCAGCCCGGAGACCGCGAACAGCGCGCCGACCCCGATCGTGCCTGCCAGTTCGCCGCCCGCGATCGCCCGCACCTGCAACGGCAGGGTCAGGTAGATCTGGAAGGACAGCACGTACGAGCCGATCATGGCGATGGCGAAGAACAGGAACGGCCGGTTGCGCACCGCCGTGCCGACCCCGGCGAGCAGGCCGCCGCCGCCCCCCGGCGCCGAGCGCGCGGGCAGTTCCCTGACCTGCATCACGGTCAGCACCGCGAAGACCACCGCGGCCACCAGGCAGGTCAGCGAGAAGGCCACCCCGGTCAGCGCCAGCCCGATCAGCGGCCCGATCAGGATGCCCACCTGGTAGAAGACGTTGAACAGCGCGAACGCCTCCACCCGCCGTTCGCCGGACTCGGCGGTCAGGTAGGCCCTGGAGGCCGGGTTGAACAGCGCCCCGGCCAGTCCGGTGGCGGCCGAGGCGGCGATCAGCGCGGGCAGGCTGTCCACGAAGCCGAGCAGCCCGAAGCCCACGGTGCGCAGCGCCAGTCCCGCGATGATCATCGGCTTGTAGCCGAACCGGTCGGCCAGTGCGCCGCCGAAGAGGAACATGCCCTGCTGGGACAGGTTCCGCACGCCCAGCACCAGCCCGACCAGCCAGGCCGCCAGGCCCAGCCCGCCGGAGAGGTGCGCGGCCAGGTAGGGCATCAGCATGTAGAAGCCCAGGTTGATGGTGAGCTGGTTGACCAGCAGCAGCCGTACCGGCCGGGGGAAGGACCGGTACTGGGACAGGACCTGGATCACCGGGTGCCCGCCGCGGGGTCGATCACGGTGTGGCAGCGGGTCCATCCGGTCACCTCGGCGGCCAGCGGGTGCGAGATCTCGGCCGGGTCGGTGGGCGGCGGGCCGTCGAGCAGGCCGTGCGCCTGGCAGTACTCGTCGTTGAACACGGTGGTGTAGTAGCGCTGCGGGCCGTCCGGGAAGATCGCCGCGATCCGGGTGTCCGGTTCGGCGTTGCGGGCCAGCCAGCCCGCGACCAGGGCGACCGCGCCCACGCTCCAGCCGCCGGTGGCGAAGTTGGTCGCGGCCAGCGCGCGGCTGGCCCAGACCGATTCCCGCGGCGCGACCCAGTGCACCTCGTCGAAGCTGTCGTAGGCCACGTTGCGCGGGTAGATGCTGGAGCCGAGGCCGCGCATCAGCCTGCGGCGGGCGGGCTGGCCGAAGATGGTCGAGCCGATGGTGTCCACCCCGACCAGGCGCAGGTCGGGGCAGAACTCGCGCAGCACCCTTGACACCCCGGCGGAGTGCCCGCCGGTGCCGACCGAGCAGACCAGCACGTCCACCCGGCCGAGCTGGGCCACCAGTTCCATCGCCAGCGCCGAGTACGCGGAGACGTTGTCCGGGTTGTGGTACTGGTCGGGGCAGTACGCGCCAGGGTTGTCCGCGAGCACCTCGGCCACCCGCTGCCGCCGGGCCTCCTGCCAGCCGCCGGTCGGGTGCGGTTCGCTGACCAGCTCGATCCGCGCGCCGTAGGCGGCCAGCAGCCGGTGCAGGATCGGTTCCATGCCGGGGTCGGTGACCAGTGTGACCGGGTGCCCGTAAGCGATTCCGGCCAGCGCGAGGCCGAGGCCGAGGGTGCCGCTGGTGGATTCGACGATCATCGCGCCGGGCGCCAGTTCGCCGCGGCGGCGGGCGCAGTCGATCATGTGCAGCGCCGGGCGGTCCTTCATGCCGCCGGGGTTGGCGCCTTCCAGCTTGGCCCAGAAACCGTTGCCTGCCTTGGCGAAGGGCTCGTCGATCCACAACACCGGGGTGTTGCCGACCGCGGCGGGCAGGCTCTGGCAGCGGGGTGCGGTGGTGAGCAACTGGGCCGGGGACGTGCGGGCATGCGGGAGCAGCAGATCCATGTCTGTGGTTCTTCCTCGGGAAAGAGGTACGGGTGAAGGCGGGTTACCGGCTGCTGCTCAGGTCCGGAACACGCAGTTGAGAAGCTGGACTGACTGTCTACTGTGGACAGTCTCTCGCCGTGCGAGCGACACCGGGGCGGATTCCGCTTGCGGGGCAAGGAGAACCGGCGGGATGACGGCGGGGTCCGGCAGCTCGGTGGCGGGGCTCAGCGGATCGGCGCCGCGGGGCAGCGCGAGGCACATCTCGTCGGTGCCGTCGTGCTGGGTGTGATCGCAGTCGTGCGTGCTGTGATCAGTCGTGGAATCGCTGTATGCATGGGAATGCACAGCAGCGGTGTGCGTCACGAAGCACTCGCCACCGAGGTGGAGAGTGAGGTAGAGGACCCCGAGCAGCAGTGCCACCGCGGGGCGGATCAGACGCACACCGCCAACGTACCGGATCTTGGGAGCCGGTCACGGCCAGGTTACGACGAAGGTAGTAGTCCTTCCGGGTTGTCTTCGGCGGCGAGATCGCCAAGGGCCTTGGTGACCTCGGCCATCGGGAAGCCGGGCTGGAAGGCGCGGGCGCCGGATCCGCCCTGCTGCCAAGGATTCGGGCCGTCGAAGGGCCGGTACTCCACGCCAGCCGCGTCCAATCTGGACAGCTGCGCGCGCACCCGGTCCGGCTCCGTCGGCCAGCTCGACGGAGCGCCGGTCCAGGCCACCTCGGCCAGCGCGCAGGCTCTGGGGAAGGCGCGGTAGTCGAGCAGTCGCGGGTTCGGCAGGTACTCGCTCCAGAGCTGGGCCTGCACGCCGATGATGTTGGCGTTCTCCTCGGCGCTGAACCCGGCGGGGCGCGGGTCGAGCGCGGCCACGTCGGCCAGCCGCACCGGACCGCCGATGGCCAGCGGCTCCCTCGGGTCGGCGTCGCTGTAGTAGTCGAAGTAGGTGGGGAAGACCGGGGTGCGCACCACCTGGAACCCGGCGGCTGCGGCCTTGCGGGCCACCTCGTCGCCGCGCCAGGCCATCACGATGGAGTCCGGCCGCAGTCCGCCGCTGCCGAATGCCTCGTCCCAGAACACCGCGCGCACGCCGCGGCCGGCCAGCCGGTCGGCCAGCCTGCGCAGGAAGTCCCCGTGCAGCGCGGCCATGGTCGGCAGGCCGCGGGATTCGCGGTAGGCCTGGATCTCCGGGTTGGCCTCCCACTGGCCGAGCGGGCACTCGTCCCCGCCCAGGTGCACGTACGGGCTCGGCAGGACTTCCAGTAGTTCGCCGAGCAGCTCGTCCACCACCTGTTCCACCGCCGGGAGCGGGGACAACAGATTGGGGAATATGCCCCAGGTGGACTGGACCTGGTAGCCGCCGCCGGGCACCGAGCCCAGTTCGGGCATGGCGGTCAGCATCGCGGAGGCGTGGCCGGGCACGTCCAGTTCGGGCACCACGGTGACCGCCCGGTCCTGCGCGTAGGCGCCGATCTCGGCCAGGTCGTCCCGGCTGTAGCAGCCGCCGTGCGGGGTGCCGTCCGCGCCGTCGGGGGAGTGGCCGTGACCGATCATGGTCTCCGGCCGGTGACTTGCCAGTTCGGTGAGCCGGGGGTAGCGGGCGCTCTCGATCCGCCAGCCCTGGTCGTCGGCCAGGTGCAGGTGCAGCCGGTTGAGCTTGTGCATGGCGAGCAGGTCGATCATCCGCAGCACCTCCCGCTTGGGCAGGAAGTGCCGGGACACGTCGAGCATCAGGCCGCGCCAGGCGGTGGCCGGGGCGTCGGTGACCTCGCAGCAGGCCAGCTCCCAGACCGTGCCCCTTGGCGCGGCGGCCCGCCAGGCCGCGTCCGGCAGCAGCTGGCGCAGGGTCTGCACCGCGTAGGTCGCGCCCGCGGTCGACCCGGCCACGATGTCCAGCCGCTCCGGCCGGACCAGCAGCTGGTAGCCCTCGGGGCCGTGCGCGGCGGCGTCCAGGGTGACCACCACCGAACCGGGGTCGGGGGTGCCGCGCTGGGGTAGCGGCAGGCGCAGGAAGCCCAGTGCGCGGCGCACCAGGTCGGTTGTGCTCTCGGCGCCCGGACCAGCGACGATGACGGTACGTTCGGTGAAGTGGAACGTACCAGCGAGCCCTCGCGCGCTCCGTGGGCGGGGCAACAGGGTGGCGAGTCGATCGGTCACAGATCACATACTTCACCAATTTCGGGGACACGAACCGCCCTAATTGATGAACGGACAGGTTGTCGCGTTGTGCCACCGGGCCGCGCGGACCCAGGGTGTGCCCATGGCTAGCCTGCTCGATTGGTCCCTTATCGACGGGGCCGTCCCCGCTGGGCTGACCTTCGCCGGTGGAGCGGCCTTCGCCGTGCTGCTCGCCGACGGCCGCCGGGTGTGGTGGCGGCGGATCCTGCCGCTGGTGCTGCTGGGCATGCTGGTGCTCGGCGTGCTGATCGAGGTGCTGGTCAACCAGGTGTGGCGGCCGTTCGCGGACCGGGTGCCGACCAACACGACGCTGTGGATCACGATGATCGTCGGCGCGCTGGTGCTCGGGGTCCTGCGCGCGCTGCCCCAGCGCTGGCCTGCCCGGATCGGGATCGCGCTGGCGGTGGTGGTGCTCGCGGTGTGCGGGGTGGCCGACATCAACCGGTACTTCGGCCAGTTCCCGACCGTTGGCGCGCTCTTCGGCAGTGGGCAGGGCCCGACCACCGACCTGTCCCAGGCGGCCAAGCCGGCCGCCTCCACCGTGGTGGTGCCGCCGGGCAAGGCGCTCAGCGAGGTGTGGCAGCCGCCCGCGGACCTGCCGGCGCAGGGCACGGTGTCCGAGGTGACCATCCCGTCCTCGGCCGGGTTCAACACCCGCACCGGCCGGGTCTACCTGCCCCCGGCGTATCAGGCCACGCCGCGGCCGAAGCTGCCGGTGCTGGTGCTGCTGGCCGGGCAGCCCGGCTCGCCGTCGGACTGGCTCGGCCCAGGTCAGCTGGCCACGACGATGGACAAGTACGCCGCGGACAACCGGGGGCTGGCGCCGATCGTGGTGCTGCCGGACCACCTGGGCAGCGAGCTGGCCAACCCGCTGTGCCTGGACTCCAAGCTGGGCGCGGCCGAGACCTACCTGGCCAAGGACGTGCCGAACTGGATCCGGCAGAACCTGCAGGCCGATCCGGATCCGCAGGCATGGTCCATCGGCGGGCTGTCCCAGGGCGGGACCTGCGGGTTGCAGCTGGCGGTGCGCGCGCCCGAGGTCTACCGCAACTTCATCGACATCTCCGGGCAGCGCGAGCCCTCGCTCGGCACCCGCAAGGACACCGTGAACGCGGCCTTCGGCGGGGACGAGGCCGCGTTCAAGCGGGTCAACCCGCTGGACATCCTGGCAACCGCGAAGTTCCCCAGGACCGCGGGCCTGATCGTGGTCGGCAACAAGGACGGCGAGTTCCGGCCGCAGCAGCAGGACGTGCTCAAGGCCTGTCGCCGGGCAGGCATGCAGGTGGACTGGCTGGAGATCCCCGGCCCGCACAACTGGGTGGTGTGGCGGCCCGCGCTGGCCCAGGCCATGCCATGGCTGGCCCAGCACACCGGACTGACCCCGCGATGATCGGAGCCCGAAGTGTCCACTGAGGACAGTCAGGTCGAGCCTCCCTCCGCACCGCACCGGCCTGCTCCGATCAGGCTGGTGCACCAGGGGATCGCCGCACTGCGCAGGCTGCTCGGCCTGCTCGCGCACGCCCCGCTGACGCTGGTGTTCCTGGTCGCGCTGTGGACCGTGGGCGCGCTGACCGGCAGCCTGCTGGACGGGCCCCAGGGCGAGCTGCTGCCGCAGGTCGGCATCGGCACCTCCTCGCTGGCCGA contains:
- a CDS encoding alpha/beta hydrolase, which gives rise to MASLLDWSLIDGAVPAGLTFAGGAAFAVLLADGRRVWWRRILPLVLLGMLVLGVLIEVLVNQVWRPFADRVPTNTTLWITMIVGALVLGVLRALPQRWPARIGIALAVVVLAVCGVADINRYFGQFPTVGALFGSGQGPTTDLSQAAKPAASTVVVPPGKALSEVWQPPADLPAQGTVSEVTIPSSAGFNTRTGRVYLPPAYQATPRPKLPVLVLLAGQPGSPSDWLGPGQLATTMDKYAADNRGLAPIVVLPDHLGSELANPLCLDSKLGAAETYLAKDVPNWIRQNLQADPDPQAWSIGGLSQGGTCGLQLAVRAPEVYRNFIDISGQREPSLGTRKDTVNAAFGGDEAAFKRVNPLDILATAKFPRTAGLIVVGNKDGEFRPQQQDVLKACRRAGMQVDWLEIPGPHNWVVWRPALAQAMPWLAQHTGLTPR
- a CDS encoding beta-N-acetylhexosaminidase, translating into MTDRLATLLPRPRSARGLAGTFHFTERTVIVAGPGAESTTDLVRRALGFLRLPLPQRGTPDPGSVVVTLDAAAHGPEGYQLLVRPERLDIVAGSTAGATYAVQTLRQLLPDAAWRAAAPRGTVWELACCEVTDAPATAWRGLMLDVSRHFLPKREVLRMIDLLAMHKLNRLHLHLADDQGWRIESARYPRLTELASHRPETMIGHGHSPDGADGTPHGGCYSRDDLAEIGAYAQDRAVTVVPELDVPGHASAMLTAMPELGSVPGGGYQVQSTWGIFPNLLSPLPAVEQVVDELLGELLEVLPSPYVHLGGDECPLGQWEANPEIQAYRESRGLPTMAALHGDFLRRLADRLAGRGVRAVFWDEAFGSGGLRPDSIVMAWRGDEVARKAAAAGFQVVRTPVFPTYFDYYSDADPREPLAIGGPVRLADVAALDPRPAGFSAEENANIIGVQAQLWSEYLPNPRLLDYRAFPRACALAEVAWTGAPSSWPTEPDRVRAQLSRLDAAGVEYRPFDGPNPWQQGGSGARAFQPGFPMAEVTKALGDLAAEDNPEGLLPSS